Part of the Oncorhynchus keta strain PuntledgeMale-10-30-2019 chromosome 31, Oket_V2, whole genome shotgun sequence genome, GAGCTGGTGGAATAGGCCCCTGCTATGTGTACCTATTTATATGCAGTGTATGTCTGGACAGCTGTCTAGGGATAGAATAATAGAATTGCCCAGGAATTGTGCGTCTATACTGCCGATGGATAGGCTACATAAAATATTATTGTATTCTAAAATAGACTTATGTGAAAGAGTTTGAATTTCACATAGGCCAACATGTTTTTCCTATTTGAATAGTTTCCAATGTAATTCTACTGCCAGGCCATAGGCTTGCATAGGCTGCAGATTACACATTTATGATGAGCCAATAATGCATGTATCTTTCTCAAATTCATACTCATGATTTTTAGTAGCTTTTCTTACTTAGAATGTACACGTCACTCTTGAATGTGTTAGAATAACATTGACCATTATGTTTTTAGGCCTTCGTAGAGGTTTGAGTGTTTTTCTCATAAAACAGCTATTGGAGGATGGAATCATACACCATATGATCTCAAGACATCCTTAATGCTAATTACAATGTTCAATGTTCAATTATGTTATTTATGTATTTTAAAGCAGTGTTCAAAGTGCTTCATAAATGTATTTTTATGGGTAACTTGCATTTTCCACTCATGAATGATCTCATGAAAATATTCCATTGATCAGAAAAGCCCATTTGTGATTGGATTCCCTTTCAGTGTGTTATTGGACGTCTCTGTAAGATTTGTGTACTGTctagagggaggcagaggagaggatgtgCCAAAATGGTTCATCACAGTTAAGCTTACACATTGATCTACCAATAGGGTAAACATCAATTAAAGCCTTTTGTCTGGACTATTATTGGACTGTTGATGCATCTTCACGCCATGCTTTCAGTAATCAATGAGCTCATGAAATGGATGGGGAAATGTACATTTGGTTTTGCATTATTCATTACTGTGTCGTAATAGTGAGTCAATATCTAGAAGTAGTGATGAATACAGGGCATGATGGAATAGGATGAGCAGGGGAGAACAGAGTAGCTCTAGTACTTGCGTTTTCTGGTTCCAATGACACTGAAAATGCTCACACTGTGGTTGATATTCATAAGTACTGTACTGAATTGGCACTTGACCTGCAAGTGTATTGACAAGTATGTGTACTCAGAGGTTCACCTTCTGGAGTGTTTTTGTAACATTGTATATGGGGAAAAACAAATAATATTGACAACAAGTTCATTTAGAAATATGCATTTTTGATTGTGGTGATGCTGGTTTTGATTTGAGGGTTTAATATTGAAAGATACAACAAACAAGTAGTAGCCTCCTGTTGTGAAGGGTTTTTAACCACCCtgccctcccccttctctttttcaCAGATGGTTCACTCCTCACAAACAGCCAAGTTGAGGTACAAATATATTAAAAAACGCCCCAAATTCCCCCTTCTCACCTAGGTAGCCAACCTCCCTGATTTGAGTGATTCTTTTCCAATTTTCCAACCCTCCCCCGGTAGCAATTTCCCCAAAATGACAACGCCACCCCTCCCTGCTTTTCAACTGTGTTTCCTGGAAGGAATGTTGTTTTTTTGGgtaccccctcccctctttcctaACTGGAATGGTAGACTTTCCTGATTTTAACTTTAATTCCGATCTCTCCTCTCTTTTATTGATTCTAAAGATGGTTTCCTGACTTTCCTCCAAAGTTGATTTCCTTTTCCTGCTTCTCCCAAAACTCCAATGACAGTTGTTCATTGGGGATCCTCCGCTTTGTCTCAATCGTTCCTCTATTGAAACATTTCCAATGGTTTTCCTCCTCAATCTCAATATGTAACAATGACTTTGACCCTTTTCAACCCAATTCTCTGAAGCCTCTCTTTCCCCCACTCACTCATCCACTCACCAACACTTCAACCTAACAACTGTGTGTTTCCTTCAGGCAGTACTACCTGGCCGATTAACCATATTAAccttttcctcttctccttttctctcccgcCATATCTCAGTCTCTCAATCCAGGGCTGcgtctctctcttctccgccCTACGTCGTCATCCTCATCTCTTGCTCGGGTCTCGTCTCCTTTGTTTTACTGCTCTTCACCTGTCTGTGCTGTAAGAAGGGAGGAGTGGGATTCAATGTAAGTCTCCGTCATGTAAGAGACTTATTCACACGTCTTGTCTATTGTGTCTTGTCTGTCTGCATGCATGTTGTGTACAGTCGAGGCCAAAagctttgagaatgacacaaatattcattttcacaaagtctgctgcctccgtTTGTACGATGggaatttgcatatactccagaatgttatgaagagtgatcagattaattgcaaagtccctctttgccatgcaaatgaactgaatcccccaaaaacatttccactacatttcagccctgccacaaaaggaccagctgacatcatgtcagtgattctcactttaacacaggtgtgagtgttgacaaggctggagatcactctgtcatgctgattgagttagAATAAcggactggaagcttcaaaaggagggtgttgcttggaatcattgttcttcctctgtcaaccatggttacctccaaggaaacacgtgccgtcatcattgctttgcacaaaaagggcttcacaggcaaggatattgctgccagtaagattgcacctaaatcagccatttattggatcatcaagaacttcaaggagagcagttcaattgttgtgaagaaggcttcagggcgcccaagaaagtccagcaagcgccaggaccgtctcctgattcagctgtgggatcggggcaccaccagtacagagcttgctcaggaatggcagcaggcaggtgtgagtgcatctgcatgcacagtgaggcaaagacttttggaggatggcctggtgtcaagaagggcagcaaagaagccacttctctccagacaaaacatcagggacagactgatattctgcaaaaggtacagggattggactgctgaggactggggtaaagtcattatCTCTGATGAATctcctttctgattgtttggggaaTCCGGAAAAAGCTtctccggagaagacaaggtgagcgctaccatcagtcctgtgtcatgccaacaggaaagcatcctgagaccattcatgtgtggggttgcttctcagccaagggagtgggctcactcacaattttgcctaagaacacagccatgaataaataatggtaccaacacatcctccgagaacaacttctcccaaccatccaggaacagtttggtgacgaacaatgccttttccagcatgatgcaCCTTGCCAttaggcaaaagtgataactaagtgtctcggggaacaaaacatcaatattttgggtccatgaccaggaaactccccagaccttaatcccattgagaacttgtggtcaatcctcaagagcgggtggacaaacaaaaacccacaaattctgacaacctcaagcattgattatgcaagaatgggctgccatcagtcaggatgtggcccagaagttaattgacagcatgccagggcggattgcagaggtcttgaaaaagaagggtcaacactgcaaatattgactctttgcatcaacttcatgtaattgttaataaaagcctttgacacttatgaaatgcttgtaattatacttcagtatccatagtaacatctgacaaaaatatctaaagacactgaggcagcaaacgttgtggaaattaatatttgtgtcattctcaaaacttttggccacgactggaGATCAATAGATATAGGCATCATATTACACATTGGCCCTTAGGGAAACTCTAAACATTGAGGGCTGTAACAATGTTAAAGCATATGGGAATGTCCTGATTTGTCATGGAAGGGCCCAGCAACACAGGGGCGGTGGGCATCCACATAATTCAAACCCTCTATGAATCTATTGTCTTTGAATCTGTCATCTTTGGATGGTTAATTGTTTCTTTGGCTGCATGTGCAGCACCACATTTTACCAGAAGTATTACAGATGTTGCATGAGCCAGAAAGCTTAGGGTCTGATTACATTTAATAGATTTCCTCATATTAAATCCAGATCGGTCTTTCTTTGTGACATTTCAGCCAGCACACTGCGTGCATCTCAATTATCTAAAGTGGCTCCCCTCCCTCATATTAACTTATGTGAAAACACAGGCAACAAGGGGAAAGTAAGATGGTGTCTGCCCACCAGTTATTTGTTTACACTTGCCCAATTTCATTAGAAACGTAAACCACTTTAGGCTATTGACACATCCACTAGAAAAGCGGTCACCAACCCTCATCCTGGAGAGCTTCGGGTGTGTAGGGTTTTGTTCCAGGACAGGCCAGAACTAACACACCGGATTCAACTAATCAACTACGGTAATAAACAAAAGTTTAataagctgaatcaggtgtgttggtgctgggctggaacaaaaacaTACAAACCCTGTATCTCCCGGGACCAGGTTGGTGATCACTGCTTTTCAAACTTACAATATCTCTAAAGCTTCTACGtttcctctgttctttcctgtCAAATCAGGAGTTTGACAATGCAGAGGGGGAGGAGTGTTCTGGGGGTTCTAGCCCCGCCCAGGAGGACAGTCTGTCCTCTTGCCCCTCCCTCCCGGAGGTCTACACCCTCCCACTCAGGGACAGGGCTAACTGCCTCGCCCTGCAGGATGGCTCAGGTAACTAAGGCAGACTCTCTGTAGCTGGAGCTGATGGCAGTATATAGCACATGAATATTAGCAAGCTTGATGGATATCAGAAAACCACAAATCATGTGTCTTTCTCTTTTCAtctcctctattctgtctctaaagACTCTAAGTCGAAGTACTTCCATAGGCACACTCTCAACTACCTTCAGGAAATAGGAAATGGCTGGTTTGGAAAGGTGAGATCACCAACTCATACCTCCACCCTCAGTTGTGACGTCATCATGTAATGGTGGTAGCTGGATCTGGCAGTTCTTCCAAATGTCTCTCAACCCCATGTTTCCTCTAAAAGACACATCCTTTTAACAGCTTCTCAGTAAATCTAATATTGGCTTCCTACCAGCTCTCATGAGTTATGTCTTCTTCCCACACCACTATatttctgatctctctctctctttccctctcttctctccctctctccttccttctcctctctttccccctctccccctctgtcccacATCTCTttttccttccatctctctcccctacctctctccctctcctttcctctcctctctctccctcctctctatctctctcatgtCTGTcccacatctctccttctccttacctccctttccctctctctctctctctctctctctctctctctctctctctctctctctctctctctctctctctctctctccctctctctctctcgccctctctctcctgtctgtcccacatctctctttctccttacctccttctccctctctcgctcccccccctctctctctctccctccttccctctctctctccctccctcaggtgATCCTAGCGGAGGTGCTGTGTGACTGCAGCTCTTCCCAGGCCGTGGTGAAGGAGTTACGGGTCAGTGCCAGCCCTCTGGAGCAGAGGAAGTTCTTGGCTGAGTCTGAGCCATACAGGTCAGAGAAACTGACATTTTGTGTCATCAGACACTTTTATTTAAGTTATTTGTTTTTGTGGTTtcctgagtgtataaaacattaggaacacctacctaatattgagttgcaccctctttttccctcagaacagcctcaagtcagggtatggactctacaaggtgtcaaaagctttccacatgctggcccatgttgactccaatgcttcccacagttgtatcaagttggctggattttcctttgggtgggggaccattcttgatacacacgggaaattgttgagtgtgaaaaacccagcagctatgcagtttttgacacactcaaaccagtgtgcctgacacctactaccattccccattcaaaggcacttaaatcttgtgtcttgcccactcaccctctgaatggcacacttacacaatccatgtctcgatTGTCtgaaggtttaaaaatccttctttaacttgtctctcccccttcatcttcacggattgaagtggatttaataagtgacatcaataaaggatcatagctttcacctggattcacctggtctgtctgtcatgttacgagcaggtgttcctaatgttttgttcatTCAGTGTATATAAATCACAGTTATTGGGATTAACTTCACAGTTAACTCCCAACCTATATTTCACTCTGGTTGATTTGGTGCTGTTTGAAAAAGATCTACATGGACCAAGTCACATCAGTAGGTGTGTTTAATTGTTGTGTGTCATATTGAGATGCTGGTAGTTAAGAGACTGCATGCTGCATACAAGTGGTGCAGTGTTAGAACTGTAACATGGAGTGACAGATGACTACTGGTCTGACCTATTTATTATGCTCAACTTAGATTAAAATGACACTTGGcccgccatctctctctatctctcgctctctctcatacacacttACAGTTGCCTCTTTCTCTGTCACATATAGAAACActttctctgtcatctctctcgctccccctctctctagttctgtctgttttctatcgtcctctccccctctctctagttctgtctgttttctatcatcctctccccctctctctagttctgtctgttttctatcatcctctccccctctctctagttctgtctgttttctatcgtcttctccccctccctctagttctgtctgttttctatcatcttctccccctctctctagttctgtctgttttctatcgtcttctccccctccctctagttctgtctgttttctatcgtcctctcgtcccctctcgagttctgtctgttttctatcgtcctctcccctctctctctagttctgtctgttttctatcatcctctccctctctctagttctgtctgttttctatcatcctctccccctctctctagttctgtctgttttctatcgtcctctcccctctctctagttctgtctgctTTCTAccgtcttctccccctccctctagttctgtctgttttctatcatcctctcccctctctctagttatttctgttttctatcatcctctccccctctctctagttctgtctgttttctatcatcctctccccctccctctagttctgtctgttttctatcatcctctccccctccctctagttctgtctgttttctatcatcctctccccctctctctagttctgtctgttttctatcgtcttctcccctccctctagttctgtctgttttctatcatcctctcccctctctctagttctgtctgttttctatcgtcttctcccctctctctagttctgtctgttttctatcatcctctcccctctctctagttctgtctgttttctatcatcctctccccctctctctagttctgtctgttttctatcatcctctccccctctctctagttctgtctgttttctatcgtcctctccccctctctctagttctgtctgttttctatcatcctctccccctccctctagttctgtctgttttctatcatcctctccccctctctctagttctgtctgttttctatcgtcttctccccctctctctagttctgtctgttttctatcgtcctctcccgctctctctagttctgtctgttttctatcatcctctctccctctctctagttctgtctgttttctatcgtcttctccccctctctctagttctgtctgttttctatcgtcctctcccctctctctagttctgtctgttttctatcatcctctccccctccctctagttctgtctgttttctatcatcctctccccctctctctagttctgtctgttttctatcgtcttctccccctctctctagttctgtctgttttctatcgtcctctcccgctctctctagttctgtctgttttctatcatcctctctccctctctctagttctgtctgttttctatcgtcttctccccctctctctagttctgtctgttttctatcgtcctctcccctctctctagttctgtctgttttctatcgtcctctcccctctctctagttctgtctgttttctatcatcctctccccctccctctagttctgtctgttttctatcgtcctctcgtcccctctctagttctgtctgttttctatcgtcttctcccactctctctagttctgtctgttttctatcatcctctccccctctctctagttctgtctgttttctatcatcctctccccctctctctagttctgtctgttttctatcgtcctctcccctctctctagttctgtctgttttctatcgtcttctccccctccctctagttctgtctgttttctatcatcctctccccctctctctagttctttatgttttctatcatcctctccccctctctctagttctgtctgttttctatcatcctctcccctccctctagttctgtctgttttctataatcctctccccctccctctagttctgtctgttttctattgtcttctccccctccctctagttctgtctgttttctatcgtcctctcgtcccctctcgagttctgtctgttttctatcgtcctctccccctctctctagttctgtctgttttctatcatcctctcccctctctctagttctttctgttttctatcatcctctccccctctctctagttctgtctgttttctatcgtcctctcccctctctctagttctgtctgttttctatcgtcttctccccctccctctagttctgtctgttttctatcatcctctccccctctctctagttctttctgttttctatcatcctctccccctctctctagttctgtctgttttctatcatcctctccccctccctctagttctgtctgttttctataatcctctccccctccctctagttctgtctgttttctatcgtcttctccccctccctctagttctgtctgttttctatcgtcctctcgtcccctctcgagttctgtctgttttctatcgtcctctccccctcctctctagttctgtctgttttctatcatcctctcccctctctctagttctgtctgttttctatcatcctctccccctctctctagttctgtctgttttctatcgtcctctcccctctctctagttccgtctgttttctatcgtcttctccccctccctctagttctgtctgttttctatcatcctctccccctctctctagttctttctgttttctatcatcctctcccctctctctagttctgtctgttttctatcatcctctccccctccctctagttctgtctgttttctatcatcctctcccctccctctagttctgtctgttttctatcgtcctctcccctctctctagttctgtctgttttctatcgtcttctcccctctctctagttctgtctgttttctatcatcctctccccctctctctagttctgtctgttttctatcatcctctcccctctctctagttctgtctgttttctatcatcctctccccctctctctagttctgtctgttttctatcatcctctcccctccctctagttctgtctgttttctatcatcctctccccctccctctagttctgtctgttttctatcgtcctctcccctctctctagttctgtctgttttctatcgtcttctcccctctctctagttctgtctgttttctatcatcctctcccctctctctagttctgtctgttttctatcatcctctcccctctctctagttctgtctgttttctatcatcctctcccctctctctagttctgtctgttttctatcgtcctctccccctctctctagttctgtctgttttctatcatcctctcccctccctctagttctgtctgttttctatcatcctctccccctctctctagttctgtctgttttctatcgtcctctcccctctctctagttctgtctgttttctatcgtcttctccccctctctctagttctgtctgttttctatcatcctctccccctccctctagttctgtctgttttctatcatcctctccccctctctctagttctgtctgttttctatcgtcttctccccctctctctagttctgtctgttttctatcgtcctctcccctctctctagttctgtctgttttctatcatcctctccccctctctctagttctgtctgttttctatcgtcttctccccctctctctagttctgtctgttttctatcgtcctctcccctctctctagttctgtctgttttctatcgtcttctccccctctctctagttctgtctgttttctatcgtcctctcccctctctctagttctgtctgttttctatcatcctctccccctccctctagttctgtctgttttctatcgtcctctcgtcccctctctagttctgtctgttttctatcgtcctctcccctctctctagttctgtctgttttctatcatcctctcccctccctctagttctgtctgttttctatcatcctctccccctctctctagttctgtctgttttctatcgtcttctccccctctctctagttctgtctgttttctatcgtcctctccccctctctctagttctgtctgttttctatcatcctctcccctctctctagttctgtctgttttctatcgtcctctcccctcctctagttctgtctgttttctatcgtcctctcgtccctctctagttctgtctgttttctatcgtcttctcccactctctctagttctgtctgttttctatcgtcttctccccctctctctagttctgtctgttttctatcgtcctctccccctctctctagttctgtctgttttctattgtcctctccctctctctagttctgtctgttttctatcgtcttctcccactctctctagttctgtctgttttctatcgtcttctccccctctctctagttctgtctgttttctatcgtcttctcccactctctctagttctgtctgttttctattgtcctctccctctctctagttctgtttgttttctatcgtcttctcccactctctctagttctgtctgttttctattgtcctctccctctctctctagttctgtctgttttctatcgtcttctccccctctctctagttctgtctgttttctatcgt contains:
- the LOC127914261 gene encoding serine/threonine-protein kinase LMTK3-like isoform X1; its protein translation is MRRHCWVIVLAGMLSYFNPERALGAPQREVSQSRAASLSSPPYVVILISCSGLVSFVLLLFTCLCCKKGGVGFNVSLRHEFDNAEGEECSGGSSPAQEDSLSSCPSLPEVYTLPLRDRANCLALQDGSDSKSKYFHRHTLNYLQEIGNGWFGKVILAEVLCDCSSSQAVVKELRVSASPLEQRKFLAESEPYRTASSQGMDSTRCQKLSTCWPMLTPMLPTVVSSWLDFPLGGGPFLIHTGNC
- the LOC127914261 gene encoding serine/threonine-protein kinase LMTK3-like isoform X2, producing MRRHCWVIVLAGMLSYFNPERALGAPQREVSQSRAASLSSPPYVVILISCSGLVSFVLLLFTCLCCKKGGVGFNEFDNAEGEECSGGSSPAQEDSLSSCPSLPEVYTLPLRDRANCLALQDGSDSKSKYFHRHTLNYLQEIGNGWFGKVILAEVLCDCSSSQAVVKELRVSASPLEQRKFLAESEPYRTASSQGMDSTRCQKLSTCWPMLTPMLPTVVSSWLDFPLGGGPFLIHTGNC